One Verrucomicrobiota bacterium DNA segment encodes these proteins:
- a CDS encoding cyclic nucleotide-binding domain-containing protein, with translation MVVQMQAATMTALKDGRKYSDAVRPVPDTSPAKISELLMGLPLFHDIETWELQVLSRNFRLYSVDAGGALFSEGDEGDFMALIVEGAADLTKQNDPKGPVKVATEGVGRTLGEMALIDGEPRSATARFAKSGKVLLLTRQSFEGIMNEHPRLGIDLLWRICRVLSQRLRRTTGSLSERLSS, from the coding sequence AAATATTCGGACGCCGTTCGGCCCGTGCCGGATACTTCCCCGGCGAAGATCAGCGAGCTGTTGATGGGATTGCCTCTGTTCCACGACATCGAGACCTGGGAACTCCAGGTTCTCAGCCGGAACTTCCGGCTCTACAGCGTCGATGCAGGCGGCGCTCTGTTCAGCGAAGGGGACGAAGGCGATTTCATGGCCTTGATTGTGGAAGGCGCCGCCGACCTCACCAAACAGAACGACCCGAAAGGTCCGGTCAAGGTGGCGACCGAGGGCGTCGGGCGGACCCTGGGTGAAATGGCGCTCATCGACGGCGAGCCGCGCTCTGCGACGGCGCGGTTTGCGAAAAGCGGCAAGGTCCTTCTCCTGACCAGACAAAGCTTTGAAGGCATCATGAATGAACACCCGCGGCTCGGGATCGATCTGCTCTGGCGGATCTGCCGCGTCCTCAGCCAACGATTGCGCCGGACGACCGGCTCGCTTTCCGAACGGCTCAGTTCTTAG